A DNA window from Ralstonia solanacearum K60 contains the following coding sequences:
- a CDS encoding YggT family protein, which yields MFGDITRFLLDTLFSLFGSALLLRAWTQAVRLSPRNPLSQAIFQLTGWLVHPLRRIIPATGYIDWSSLLATYLTALVYLLLLVATLGASPLGLLPLGFLVALFTVLKWGFNVLVWITIGSAILSWVAPHAPMAAVLNTLIDPLLRPIRRLLPPLGGLDLSPLVLLVVAQVVVIALSHLALSPLFL from the coding sequence ATGTTCGGCGACATCACGCGCTTTCTGCTCGACACTCTCTTCAGCCTGTTCGGCTCCGCGCTGCTGCTGCGCGCGTGGACGCAGGCGGTGCGGCTGTCGCCGCGCAATCCGCTGTCGCAGGCCATCTTCCAACTGACGGGCTGGCTGGTCCATCCGCTGCGCCGGATCATTCCGGCCACGGGCTATATCGACTGGTCATCGCTGCTGGCGACCTACCTGACAGCGCTGGTCTACCTGTTGCTGCTGGTGGCCACCCTCGGCGCGAGCCCGCTGGGGCTGCTGCCGCTCGGCTTCCTGGTGGCGCTGTTTACGGTGCTGAAGTGGGGATTCAACGTGCTGGTGTGGATCACCATCGGCTCGGCGATCCTGTCGTGGGTGGCGCCGCACGCGCCCATGGCCGCGGTGCTCAATACGCTGATCGACCCGCTGCTGCGCCCCATCCGCCGCTTGCTGCCGCCGCTGGGCGGCCTGGACCTGTCGCCGCTGGTGCTGCTGGTGGTGGCGCAGGTCGTGGTGATCGCGCTGTCGCATCTGGCGCTGTCGCCACTATTCCTGTAA
- a CDS encoding glycine zipper 2TM domain-containing protein, giving the protein MLAACTLGGAVAGGVVGHEVTHSPAGTIGGAVAGGIIGHELGK; this is encoded by the coding sequence ATGTTGGCGGCCTGCACGCTCGGCGGCGCCGTAGCCGGCGGCGTGGTCGGCCATGAAGTGACGCACAGCCCGGCCGGCACCATCGGCGGTGCCGTGGCGGGCGGCATCATTGGTCACGAGCTGGGCAAGTAA
- a CDS encoding YfiM family protein, producing MFIFRLLITALSITFLMTPCAHADVGHDKYLHAGVSAVIASSVTALAVDSPNRLWYGLGTSLAVGVAKEIADRRKTNGKFDSKDLLADLVGALIGAYATDSLIRPAIIRQPTGYAFGVQLHVAFD from the coding sequence ATGTTCATATTCCGCCTTCTCATTACCGCTCTCTCGATCACTTTTTTAATGACGCCCTGCGCGCACGCCGATGTGGGGCACGACAAGTATCTCCACGCTGGCGTCAGCGCTGTCATTGCCTCCAGCGTGACCGCCCTGGCGGTGGATAGCCCCAATCGGCTCTGGTATGGCCTCGGCACCAGTCTGGCGGTCGGTGTGGCCAAAGAGATTGCGGACCGCCGGAAGACAAACGGCAAGTTCGATTCGAAGGATTTGCTGGCGGACCTGGTGGGCGCGCTGATCGGTGCGTATGCAACGGATAGCCTAATTCGCCCGGCTATTATTCGCCAACCGACCGGATATGCGTTCGGCGTGCAGTTGCATGTGGCGTTCGATTAA
- a CDS encoding type III effector protein, producing the protein MIKQFCGPDTAAARFDWNAPGLFVNTMGKDMADEVSHILARAFAAAWTPAGSSLAPELRTYADNLVSSADLRTALAQTAYEANAACDDRVGVRLGELMLAGIMHTVRDKAAKPRAVVGTLVLHAATRAMERRISALLAQGQDPEAAAPPPSAELMLAGCHAVQAALIRRGMAVPNLLREQLFSMDDLRRHRNNVVAAAEEIADACCPPTASGEQAGHAVAVFLKHHGGEAAMQILSTRLAHLTESLEARVQGALDALDRALEGPTDPTKPVVTEQRYREEADQLKQEYDAGLARVRAQAIAGALAGDDADWIAPETLASTSEPAPQRALRQAPGETSADAEAGASQAPHGYDPIKGKWKTS; encoded by the coding sequence GTGATCAAGCAGTTCTGCGGGCCGGACACTGCGGCCGCGCGCTTCGACTGGAACGCCCCGGGCCTGTTCGTCAACACCATGGGCAAGGACATGGCAGACGAGGTGTCGCACATTCTGGCACGGGCCTTTGCCGCTGCCTGGACGCCCGCGGGTTCCTCGCTCGCGCCTGAGTTGCGCACCTACGCCGACAACCTGGTCTCCAGCGCCGACCTGCGCACGGCGCTGGCCCAGACAGCGTACGAAGCCAACGCCGCATGCGACGACCGGGTGGGGGTGCGCCTGGGCGAACTCATGCTGGCCGGCATCATGCACACGGTTCGCGACAAAGCTGCCAAGCCCCGCGCGGTGGTCGGCACCCTGGTGCTGCACGCGGCGACGCGGGCCATGGAGCGGCGCATATCGGCACTGCTCGCCCAGGGACAAGACCCCGAGGCCGCGGCACCCCCGCCCTCCGCCGAACTCATGCTGGCCGGCTGCCACGCGGTGCAGGCTGCCCTGATACGCCGAGGGATGGCGGTGCCGAACCTGCTCCGGGAACAGCTCTTCAGCATGGACGACCTTCGCCGGCACCGGAACAATGTGGTGGCGGCGGCCGAAGAAATTGCCGATGCCTGCTGCCCGCCGACCGCATCCGGCGAGCAAGCCGGTCATGCCGTGGCGGTGTTCCTGAAGCACCATGGCGGCGAGGCCGCGATGCAGATTCTCTCCACCCGCCTGGCGCACTTGACCGAATCGCTGGAGGCCCGTGTACAAGGCGCGCTCGATGCGCTGGACCGGGCGTTGGAAGGTCCGACCGACCCGACAAAACCTGTCGTGACCGAGCAGAGATATCGTGAAGAAGCAGACCAGTTGAAGCAGGAGTACGACGCGGGCCTAGCGCGGGTACGGGCGCAGGCGATCGCAGGCGCGCTGGCCGGGGACGATGCCGACTGGATCGCCCCGGAAACGCTCGCCTCCACATCGGAACCCGCACCGCAGCGGGCACTGCGGCAAGCCCCTGGCGAAACGTCCGCGGATGCCGAGGCCGGCGCCTCGCAGGCGCCTCATGGCTACGACCCGATCAAGGGTAAATGGAAGACCAGTTAA